One genomic segment of Photobacterium sp. DA100 includes these proteins:
- the can gene encoding carbonate dehydratase: MADIKQLFANNVAWSENIKEENPEFFSHLAKAQHPEYLWIGCADSRVPAERLTGLDSGELFVHRNVANQVIHTDLNCLSVVQYAVDVLKVRHIIVCGHYGCGGVTAAIENPQLGLINNWLLHIRDLYMKHRDDLALLPREEWDDKLCELNVAYQVYNLGNSTIMQQAWERGQQVKIHGWIYGIGNGQLRNLGVTATSRESLEASYNAAMAEILPHKG, translated from the coding sequence ATGGCAGATATTAAACAGCTATTCGCAAATAACGTTGCTTGGTCAGAGAACATCAAGGAAGAAAACCCGGAGTTCTTCAGTCATCTTGCGAAAGCCCAGCACCCTGAGTACCTCTGGATCGGTTGTGCCGACAGCCGAGTTCCCGCCGAGCGCCTGACCGGATTGGATTCCGGCGAACTGTTTGTTCACCGTAACGTGGCCAACCAGGTCATCCACACCGATCTGAACTGCTTATCCGTCGTCCAATATGCCGTCGACGTATTGAAAGTTCGCCACATTATTGTCTGCGGTCACTATGGCTGCGGTGGTGTCACCGCTGCGATCGAAAATCCACAGCTTGGCCTGATCAACAACTGGTTGCTGCACATCCGTGATCTGTACATGAAGCACCGCGACGACCTTGCCCTGCTGCCGCGCGAAGAGTGGGACGACAAGCTGTGCGAACTCAATGTGGCCTACCAGGTCTATAACCTGGGCAACTCGACCATCATGCAGCAGGCCTGGGAACGCGGCCAACAAGTGAAAATCCATGGCTGGATTTATGGTATCGGCAATGGTCAGCTGCGCAACCTTGGTGTCACGGCCACCAGCCGCGAGTCGCTGGAAGCCTCCTACAACGCCGCCATGGCGGAGATACTGCCGCACAAAGGCTGA
- a CDS encoding ABC transporter ATP-binding protein yields the protein MNALEIQNLNKTYKGGVNALKNMSLCVKEGDFFALLGPNGAGKSTTIGIISSLVNKTSGKVKVFGFDLDTQLVDAKRQLGLVPQEFNFNQFETVEQIVINQAGYYGVERALAKERAKKYLSQLDLWGKRKERARNLSGGMKRRLMIARALMHEPRLLILDEPTAGVDIELRRSMWEFLREINRQGVTIILTTHYLEEAEMLCRNIGIINHGELIENTSMKALLGKLEVESFILDVKLNGNQPVLEGIHWRLPDSHTLEVDINKGESLNHVFTQLTEQGIEVISMRNKANRLEELFVTLVANSKHDQGAQA from the coding sequence ATGAACGCTTTGGAAATACAAAATTTAAACAAAACCTATAAAGGTGGCGTTAATGCACTGAAAAATATGAGCCTATGTGTTAAAGAAGGCGACTTTTTTGCGCTTTTGGGCCCTAACGGTGCGGGTAAATCAACCACAATAGGCATTATTAGCTCGCTGGTTAACAAAACCTCTGGGAAGGTAAAGGTATTCGGTTTCGATTTGGATACCCAGCTTGTCGATGCCAAGAGGCAGTTGGGCTTGGTGCCGCAGGAATTTAACTTCAACCAGTTTGAGACCGTCGAGCAGATCGTCATTAACCAGGCCGGCTACTACGGGGTCGAAAGGGCGCTGGCCAAGGAAAGGGCGAAAAAGTACCTGTCTCAGCTGGATCTGTGGGGCAAGCGCAAAGAGCGCGCCCGTAATCTTTCTGGCGGGATGAAGCGCCGCCTGATGATTGCCCGGGCATTGATGCACGAGCCGCGTCTGCTGATCCTCGATGAGCCTACCGCCGGGGTCGATATCGAGCTGCGCCGTTCGATGTGGGAGTTCCTGCGCGAGATCAACCGTCAGGGGGTGACGATTATCCTCACCACCCACTACCTCGAAGAAGCCGAGATGCTGTGCCGCAATATCGGCATCATCAACCATGGTGAGCTGATCGAGAACACCTCGATGAAAGCACTGCTTGGCAAGTTGGAGGTTGAATCCTTCATTCTGGATGTGAAACTGAACGGCAACCAGCCAGTATTGGAAGGCATCCACTGGAGACTGCCTGACAGCCACACCCTTGAAGTTGATATCAACAAAGGCGAGAGCCTGAACCATGTCTTCACCCAGCTGACAGAGCAGGGGATAGAGGTTATTTCGAT